The sequence ACAGGAAGTCGTCGTCGGCCGCGTCCAGGCGGGAGGGGACGGCCGGGTACTCCGCCGGGTTCAGCAGGTGGTTCCGCATGAACTTGAGGATCAGGGCGAGGTTGACGTGGACCGTGCCCTCCAGCTTCGGCAGGCCCCGGATCTCGATGGCGGCCTGGGCGAAGTAGTTGTCCTTCTCGAACCCCTTGGCGGCGATGACGTCCCACATCAGGTCGATGACCTTCTCGCCCTCCGTGGTCACCTTCATCTTCGTCATCGGGTTGAAGAGGAGGTAGCGGCGGTCGTCGGGTCCGGCCGAGCGGAAGTAGTCGACGGCACGGTCGCTGAACAGCTTCATCCCGACGAGCCGGACGTACGCGTCGGTCAGCTCGCGGCGCACGTGCGGGAAGGCGGTGACGGGGCGGCCGTAGAGGATGCGGTTGCTCGCGTGGGTGACGGCCTCGTACATCGCGTGCTCGCAGATGCCGATCGAGGCGGTGCAGAGGTTGAACTTGCCGACGTTGACGGTGTTGAGCGCGGCGTCGAAGGCGGCGCGGCCCGTGTGCAGGATGTCGGCGGGCGCGACCGGGTAGTCCTCCAGGCGGAACTCGCTGACGAACTTGGAGGAGTCGACGACGTTCTTCACCAGGCGGTACGCCGGGTGGCGGCTGTCGGCCGCGAAGAAGACGTAGCCGTCGGGGCCCTCGATGTCGGTGCGGCGGCCGAAGACGGAGACGAGACCGGCGGCGTTGCCGTTGCCGATGTAGTACTTGGAGCCGGAGGCCAGGAAGCCGCCGCCGTCCGGCTCCAGCAGCATGTCGGTGGAGTAGATGTCGGCGCCGTGGGTCTTCTCCGAGAGGCCGAAGGCGAACACCTCGCCCTGGGCGAGGAGTTCGGCGGCCCGCGCGCGGGCGTCGGCGTTCTCGCTCTGCCAGACCGGGCCGAGGCCGAGGATGGTCACCTGCCAGGCGTACCAGTAGTCGAGGCCGTAGAACCCGAAGATCTCGTTGAGCGCGGCGATCCGGGCGGTGTCCCAGCGCTGGTCCCCGTTGCCCGCGGCGGCGGCCGGGGTGAGGAAGGTGGCGAAGAGGCCCTCCTTGGCGGAGAAGGCGAGGAAGTCGCCCAGCCAGGCGCGGGAGCGGTAGTCCTCGATCAGCCGGCGCTTGCCCCGCTCCTCGAACCAGTCGACGGTGGCGCGCAGCAGCCTGCGGGTCTCCGGGTCGAAGTGCTGGGGGTCGTAGGTGCGCGGGTTGAAGAGCAGGGACGCGGACTCAGCCATGGAGGTTGCCTTCCGGGAGGGTCGAGGGTGTGTTCGGTGGTACTCAGGCGGTGGTTACGGGGGTGGTGGCCGGTGCCGTCAGGCGCCGGGGCCAGGCGTCCGCCCGGCGAGCCGGTGGAGGGTGTCGAGTACGTCGTCCAGCCAGGCGACCGTCATGCGCTCGTACGCGATGCCGCCCCGCAGCACGACGTGCTGGAGCTCCTGGCCCGCGTCCGGGGGCGCTGGCGCCTCGGGCCCGGTGAAGTCGCGCACCTCTCCGGCGAGGTAGTGGGCGAGCCGGTCCCGGTGGACCTGGCGGTGGCGCTCCACCTCGCGGATCAGGGCGGCCGGGTCGTCGAAGGCGGCGCCCCGGATCTTGACGGCGAGGTCGTGGCGCAGGCTCTCGGGTTCGATCGGCTTGTGCAGCCACTCGGCGAGCGCGGCGCGGCCGGGGGCGGCGACGGAGTAGTCCTTCCGGTCCGGCCGGCCCTGCTGTTCGACCTCGTGGACGGTGAGCCTGCCGTCGGCCTCCATCCGGGCCAGGACGCGGTAGATCTGCTGGTGGCTGGCGGTCCAGAAGTAGCCGATGGACCGCTCGAACCGCCGGGCCAGCTCATAGCCGGAGCCGGGCTTCTCCAGCAGGGAGACGAGAATCGCGTGTTCGAGCGCCATACCGCGATCCTTCTATGCAACTCGTTGCATAGACAAGTCGCGGAGCGGTGGTGAGACACGGCTCACCCGGGTCTCCCGCCCCCGCGCCGAGCCTCCCGCCCCCCGGAGGGACAATGGACAACTTCGCCCAGCGGCCCCCTCGCCCCGTCAGGAGAACCACCGCCTTGTCCCACCCCACTCCGCACGCCGGCCACCCCGACCTGCGGGCCGACTGCGGGAACTGCTTCGGCCTGTGCTGCGTGGCGCTGCCCTTCGCCCGCTCGGCGGACTTCGCCGCGGACAAGGCCGCCGGGACCCCGTGCTCCAACCTCCAGGAGGACTTCGGCTGCGGGATCCACGAGCGGCTGCGCGACAGCGGCTACCAGGGCTGCACGGTCTTCGACTGCTTCGGGGCGGGCCAGAAGGTCTCCCAGGTCACCTTCGGGGGCCGCAGCTGGCGCGACGAGCCGGACTCGGCCCGCACGATGTACGAGATCTTCCCCGTGGTGCGGCAGCTGCACGAGCTGCTGCGGTACACCGCCGAGGCCCTGGGCCTGCCGGCGGCCGAGGCGGCCCACGGTGAGCTGCGCCGCGCCTACGACAGGGTCGACGCACTGACCCGGGACACCGCCGAAGCCCTCCTCGCCGTCGACGTACCGGCCCTCCGCGCCGAGGTGAACACCCATCTCCAGCGCGCCGGCGAGCTGGCCCGCGCCGCCGTCCCGGGCAGGAAGAAGAACCACCGGGGCGCCGACCTCTTCGGCGCCCGGCTGCGGGGCGCGAAGCTGCGCGGGGCCACCCTGCGCGGCGCCTGCCTGATCGCCGCCGACCTCTCCGGCGCCGACCTCCGCGACGCCGACATGATCGGCGCGGACCTGCGTGACGCGAACCTGTCCGGCGCCGATCTGACCGGCGCCCTCTTCCTCACCCAGCCGCAGCTCAACGCGGCCCGGGGCGACGCGGCGACCAGGATCCCGGCCGCTCTGCGGCGGCCGGGACACTGGGGCTCCTGAGCGGCGGGGCCCGCTGCGGCTTCCCTGTCAGGCCAGGTTCCGCGGCACCGTCTCGTTCCAGGTGCGGGAGAAGACCCGGCGGCCGCCCTCGTAACCGTCCAGGGTCGCGTCGACGGTGAACTCGTCGGCATTGGAGGTGAGGACGGTGTTCGTCTCGACCCGTACGTCCCAGCCGGGCCGGGAGAAGGTCATCGTCCATGCCGAACGGCCGCTCAGGGAGGAGAAGTCGTCGGCCACGGAGGTGTACCGCTCGCAGGCCCGCAGCCCGACCTCGATGCCGTTCTCCTCGTACCGCTGGAGTCCCCGGTCCTTCACGATGTCGAGGGCGGAGTGGTAGTCCACCAGGCTCCTGGAGACGTTCCAGGCCTGCTCGGGCTCGGTGAGCCGGGTGACGGGGGGCGGGCGGCAGCCCTCCGGTTCGCCGAAGGACACCTGGGGCATGCCGTCCGGCTCCTCGGTGGGGCGTACCGGCAGGGTCAGGGCGGCGCCGTCCTCGTGGACGGTGAGCAGGGCCGGTTCCGGGGCCGGCCAGACCAGGGGCCAGTACGAGGTGGAGAGGGAGAGCCGGATGCGGTGGCCGGGCGGGAACGCCTGCGCGACGCCGTTCAGCGGGATGCGGGCGTGGCAGCGGCGGCCGGGCTCCAGCGGCTCGGGGTGCTCGTCGCTCTCCCGGTGGGTCAGGTTGAGGACGCCGTAGGTGACCCGGGTGGCGCGGCCGTCGGGGGCCACGTCGGAGATCCTGGCGGTGATCTGGGCGACCGGGGCGGAGGCGGAGACCTCCAGGTCGACGGAGGGCGAGCCGAGGATCTCCACGCGCTCGGTGAGCGGTTCGGTCTCGAAGACCAGGGAGCCGCCGTCCTCCTCGCGCTGGTCGTAGGGCAGGTCGGGCGGGGCGTTGTAGGAGGCCCACTTGCCCGCGAACTGGCCGACGGAGAGCGGTGACTGCACCGTACGCGTACGGCCGCGCGGCAGCGGTTCCTCCTCGTCCGCCGTGACGATGGTGGCGCCCCGCAGCGGGTGCACCACCTCCTTGATCTGCGGGGAGGGCCAGGAGGGTTCGGCGACCCAGCGGCCGGGGCGCTCCTCGTACGACGTGGAGGGCGGGACGCTCTCCTGCATCCAGGTGCGGAGCATCGGCCCGTCCATGACCCCGTTGTCGATGCCCTTGAGCCAGTGGTCCCACCACTTGACGACCTCCTGGAGGTAGCCGATGGCAGGGCCGGGCTCACCGAGGTGGGGCAGCTTGTGCGACCAGGGTCCGATGAGGCCCTTGCGGGGGACGTCGACGCCTGCCAGGAGGCGCGTGACGGCGTTGGAGTAGCCGTCCGCCCAGCCGCTGGAGGCCAGGACGGGGCACTGCAACTGCGCGTAGTCCTCGCTGAGCGAGGCGTGCTGCCAGTAGGCGTCGCGGTGCGGGTGGCGGAGCCACTCCAGGACCCAGGGCCGGGCGGCCTCCAGCCGCTCCTGCCACATGCCGCGCCACCGCTCCCCCACCACCTCGGGGTCGGGCGGGCAGGTGGCGTACGCGAACATCGTGCCGGCCTCGGCGAGGTTGTCGGAGAGCATGGCGCCGCCGAGGTAGTGCATGTCGTCCGCGTACCGGTTGTCGGTGAACGAGGCGATGACGATGGCCTTCAGGCTCGGCGGGCGGCGCGCCGCCGTCTGGAGCGCGGCGAAGGCGCCCCAGGAGATGCCCATCATGCCGGTGTTCCCGTCGCACCAGGGCTGGGCGGCGACCCAGGCCAGCACCTCTTCGGCGTCCCGCTGCTCCTGCTCCAGGTACTCGTCCAGCAGGACGCCCTCCGACTCCCCGGTCCCGCGCAGGTCCACCCGGACACAGGCGTAGCCGTGGCCCGCGATGTACGGGTGGTGGATGGCGTCGCGGGTGGAGGTGAGGTCGTTCTTGCGGTACGGGATGGTCTCGACGACCGCCGGGACGGGTTCCGCGTCCGAGGAGACGGGCCGCCAGATCCTGGCCGACAGCCGTACCCCGTCGGTCATGGTGATGGTGACGTGGTCCTCGGCCTCGGTCTCGTACGGGAGGTGTTCGACGAATCGCATACGGGTGGCAGGGTCCTTCCTGACGTCGGGTCCGGTGGGGGCGGGTACCCGGGACGTCACGAAGAATTCCGGCCGCGCCCGCCCGGTTCGGTCTCGTCGAAGCTCAGGCCGAGGGCGGCGACACAGGCGTCGAACTTGCGGCGCAGGTCGTCCTCGTCGTCCCCGCCGGTGAAGATGTGGGCGAGTTCGTAGCTGTAGCTGTCCTGGCCCCGGACGGTGGAGAGCTTCTGGCCCTCGTCGGGGACCATGTCGATGTATACGCCCGGGATGTCCCGCTCGATGGCGGCGATCTCCTCGGCGGTCGGCACCTGGTGGACGCGCCCCTCACCGAACCAGCGGTAGTACCACTTGGCGGCCACCTTGTAGCGGCCGCCGCCCGCCGGGAGGGCCGGGTCGCCGCCGAGGGCGAGGCGGAACATGCGGTGGTGGTTGGGCACACCGTCGACGAAGTGGAACATCTCCGCGTGCGACTGGGAGTGCCGGGGGTTGATCTCCAGCAGGCTGATGTCGCCGGTCTTCGGGTCGTAGAAGTATTCGATGCTGAACGTGGCATTGTCCATGCCGATCTGGCGCATGGTGCGTTCGCTGACCTCGTGCAGCTGCTGGATGACCGGGGCCGGGAGGGTGCTCGGGTACTGGTGGCGCAGGAAGGAGGAGGAGTCGGGGTAGTTGATCGAGTCGAGGACGCCGTAGACGGTGACCTCGCCCTTGTGCGCGTATCCCTCGACGGCGACCTGGATGCCGGTCATCGTCTCCTCGGCGAGACAGACCTGTCCTCCCACGCCCGCCATCTCCGGCGGGAGTTCCAGACGGTCGAGTATCGCCTCGAAGGGCTTTCCGACCCGGGCTATGCCCCCGCGTATCTCGGCGACCGCCGTCCGGAATTCGTCCATGTCCGAGACGCCGAAGGCCAGCTCGGAGGAGTAGGCCAGGGCGGGCTTCAGCCACATGGGGAAGCTCATCCCCTCCGGCGGCCGCGGATCGTCGCTCTCCAGGTCCACGATGCCGAAGCGGGGATGTTCGTCGATGACCTTCTGCTGTTCCAGCCGGCTCCAGTATTTGTGCTCGCACTTGACGACGGATTCGAGGCTGGTGCTGGTCGTCCCGTATTCCTTGCTCAGGAGGGGTACGAGGGTGCTCACCGGAAAGTCCCAGTAGCCGACGATCGCGTCGATACTTCCTTCGTGCGCGTCCAGCACGGCGCGCGCGCTGGTCAGCAGTTCGTCGACGGTGGTGGCGTCCTCCTGCAACTCCTTGACGCTGAGGAGCGGGTGGAGGCGTAGTCCGTCGGCGTCCGGAACGGCTTCGAGGGTGCGCAGATTGGCCTCGTCCATTCCGATGATGAAAACGTTCTTGCGCTGATCCCGGGACACAGGGATTCCTCTCGTAGGGCGGCGGGGTTCTGCGCCGTCTACCCCTGTGCGGGGGTTCAAACGGGGGCGGCGGACGGCAGGGAATTCCGGGCCACTTCCGTTCGGGGCATTCCGCGACGCCCGTGCGTACCGGACCGCTCGACGGGGCACCAGTGTCGCCGTGCCCACCGCGCGGCGCCCCTCCCCCGCCCGTCAGCCCGAAGGAGACACCCCGTCATGCGCGCACTCGCCCTGGTCTGTACGTTGAACGCCTCGCCCGCCCGCTCCAGCAGCCAGCACCTGGCCGAACAGGTCATGGCCGAGTTCGAGGGCCATGGTGTGCGCGGCGAGATCGTCCGGGTCGCCGACCACGACGTCCGGCCCGGGATCGGCGTGGACCTGGGCGACGGCGACGCCTGGCCGGCGATCCGGGAGAAGGTGCTGGCCGCCGACATCCTCCTGATCGCCACACCCATCTGGCTCGGCCACCCCTCCAGCGTCTGCCAGCGCGTCCTGGAACGGCTCAACGCCGAGTCGTCCGAGACCGACGACGAGGGACGCCCGCTCGTCTACGGCAAGGTCGGCGCCGTGGCCGTCGTGGGCAACGAGGACGGCGCGCACAAGGTGAGCGCCGACGTCTTCCAGGGGCTGAACGACGTGGGCTTCTCGCTGGCGGGCCAGGCGGTCACGTACTGGGTCGGCGAGGCCATGCAGGGCACCGACTACCAGGACCTGGACGGGACGCCCGATGCCGTCGCCTCGACGACGAAGGCGCTCGCCGCCAACGCCGTACACCTGGCCCGGCTGCTCGCCGACGCCCCCTATCCGGCGTCCTGATCCGACGTGCCGCCGCCCGACGGCACGTCACCCTCGGGGCTGGATGCGCGCCTCGGGGGGAGTCTCGCCCGTGATGCTGGCGATCAGCTCGGCGCAGAGCACCCGGAGCTTGACGTTGCGGTGCTGGGATGCCGTACGCAGGACCTCGAAGGCCTTCTCCGGGGTGCAGCGCTGCTGGCCGACGACCACGCCGATCGCCTGGTCGATGACCGTACGGGACTGGAGCGCGGCCTCCAGATCGGCGGCGAACTCCTCGGTGTCGGCGATGCGCTGGGCCAGGGCGATGGCTCCGGTGGCCTGTGCGGTGAGCAGCCGCAGGGCCGTCAGGTCGGCGTCGTCGAAGGCGTTGGGGAGCGGCGCGTACAGGTTGAGGGCTCCGGCGGTGTGGCTGTGCGGGGCGATGGGCAGCGAGAGCGAGGACCGGGCGCCGCAGACCGCGGCGTAGGCGGGGTAGTCGGCCCAGCGGCTCTCCCGGAGCGTGTCGGGCACGCTGACCTCCAGGCCGGTGCGCATCGCCTGGAGGCACGGGCCGTCGTCCTGCCCGTACTGGGCCTCGTCCAGCTTCGTGGCGGAGGCTCCCGCGCTGGAGACGGTGACCGGGCGCCCCTGCCTCTCCAGGGTGATGCCGCATCCGTCGGCCGCTTCCACCAGGGCCAGGGCGCTGCGGGCGAGTGCGTGGAGGAACTCGTCCAGCGATTTCGTCTCCAGGAGCAGCGCGGTCGTGTCCGGCGCCTCGGCCACGGGCCTGTCAGTCATGATCATCTCGTTCTGGGCGGTGACCCGCCTCCCGAAAGGGCGGGGCAGAGCTGGCGCGGCGCAGTCCGGGGCCGCTGGGACAGGGCAACCTCCACCGACGCACCGGTGCCTGGGACAGGCTCCGGGCGTGCGGCGGGGGTTTCAGACGTGGGTGAGCGAGGGCCGTGCGAGGGCGGGCGCGCCACCGGCGGTCGTCACAGGACTGCTGATGGTTCTGCGGGGAAGGGGCCGGCCCGGCGTCGTGCGACGGGCACGGGACACGTCGGCGGACGGGCCCGTCGTCACGAGGGCGGGCGTCGGCCGGTCTCTGCGGAAGGTGTGGAGCTCTCTGTGAGGAGCGCGCCGCCCCGTCACGGACGGGCGACTTCGGGCGGCCGGAGCGGGCGTACGCACCGGGCCGGAAGCACCGATGGCGGGGGCCGCCGCGACAGCACGACGCGGGAGAGAGCGGTTCACAGAAACTCCAAGGAGGCAGGAAGAAATCTCAAGGGCCGCTTCCTGACCTCCAGCCCTTCATTATGCCCTCTCGGCCGCCACGGTCGGCCCGGCGTCGGTAAGCACCGGCCGACGCGGCCGGAAAGTGCCGCCGTGCGCCCGGGGCCTGACGCCCCGTGCCGTCATCGCCTCCGGGGGAAGCGCGGCAGGGACGTGTCGGCGTACGGTCCGACCGCGCGGGACGGGGGCGGGGGCGGGTCCGAGGGGGTGATCCGCTGCTCCAGCCGCTGCCGCAGTCTCCCCTTGCGGGGTGCGTCGGCGCCCGGGCGGCATCCCCGGCTGCGGAGCTCGGCGCCCTGGAGG is a genomic window of Streptomyces sp. SID8374 containing:
- a CDS encoding acyl-CoA dehydrogenase family protein, coding for MAESASLLFNPRTYDPQHFDPETRRLLRATVDWFEERGKRRLIEDYRSRAWLGDFLAFSAKEGLFATFLTPAAAAGNGDQRWDTARIAALNEIFGFYGLDYWYAWQVTILGLGPVWQSENADARARAAELLAQGEVFAFGLSEKTHGADIYSTDMLLEPDGGGFLASGSKYYIGNGNAAGLVSVFGRRTDIEGPDGYVFFAADSRHPAYRLVKNVVDSSKFVSEFRLEDYPVAPADILHTGRAAFDAALNTVNVGKFNLCTASIGICEHAMYEAVTHASNRILYGRPVTAFPHVRRELTDAYVRLVGMKLFSDRAVDYFRSAGPDDRRYLLFNPMTKMKVTTEGEKVIDLMWDVIAAKGFEKDNYFAQAAIEIRGLPKLEGTVHVNLALILKFMRNHLLNPAEYPAVPSRLDAADDDFLFRQGPARGLGAVRFHDWRPAFDAYAEVANVARFREQTDALCTFVETAAPDEEQSRDLDLLLAVGQLFALVVHGQLILEQARLTGLDEELLDELFAVLVRDFSAHAVELHGKDSATGAQQEWALGAVRRPVVDTARSARIWERVEELSGAYEMAE
- a CDS encoding pentapeptide repeat-containing protein, with the protein product MSHPTPHAGHPDLRADCGNCFGLCCVALPFARSADFAADKAAGTPCSNLQEDFGCGIHERLRDSGYQGCTVFDCFGAGQKVSQVTFGGRSWRDEPDSARTMYEIFPVVRQLHELLRYTAEALGLPAAEAAHGELRRAYDRVDALTRDTAEALLAVDVPALRAEVNTHLQRAGELARAAVPGRKKNHRGADLFGARLRGAKLRGATLRGACLIAADLSGADLRDADMIGADLRDANLSGADLTGALFLTQPQLNAARGDAATRIPAALRRPGHWGS
- a CDS encoding CocE/NonD family hydrolase, with product MRFVEHLPYETEAEDHVTITMTDGVRLSARIWRPVSSDAEPVPAVVETIPYRKNDLTSTRDAIHHPYIAGHGYACVRVDLRGTGESEGVLLDEYLEQEQRDAEEVLAWVAAQPWCDGNTGMMGISWGAFAALQTAARRPPSLKAIVIASFTDNRYADDMHYLGGAMLSDNLAEAGTMFAYATCPPDPEVVGERWRGMWQERLEAARPWVLEWLRHPHRDAYWQHASLSEDYAQLQCPVLASSGWADGYSNAVTRLLAGVDVPRKGLIGPWSHKLPHLGEPGPAIGYLQEVVKWWDHWLKGIDNGVMDGPMLRTWMQESVPPSTSYEERPGRWVAEPSWPSPQIKEVVHPLRGATIVTADEEEPLPRGRTRTVQSPLSVGQFAGKWASYNAPPDLPYDQREEDGGSLVFETEPLTERVEILGSPSVDLEVSASAPVAQITARISDVAPDGRATRVTYGVLNLTHRESDEHPEPLEPGRRCHARIPLNGVAQAFPPGHRIRLSLSTSYWPLVWPAPEPALLTVHEDGAALTLPVRPTEEPDGMPQVSFGEPEGCRPPPVTRLTEPEQAWNVSRSLVDYHSALDIVKDRGLQRYEENGIEVGLRACERYTSVADDFSSLSGRSAWTMTFSRPGWDVRVETNTVLTSNADEFTVDATLDGYEGGRRVFSRTWNETVPRNLA
- a CDS encoding GAF and ANTAR domain-containing protein; translation: MIMTDRPVAEAPDTTALLLETKSLDEFLHALARSALALVEAADGCGITLERQGRPVTVSSAGASATKLDEAQYGQDDGPCLQAMRTGLEVSVPDTLRESRWADYPAYAAVCGARSSLSLPIAPHSHTAGALNLYAPLPNAFDDADLTALRLLTAQATGAIALAQRIADTEEFAADLEAALQSRTVIDQAIGVVVGQQRCTPEKAFEVLRTASQHRNVKLRVLCAELIASITGETPPEARIQPRG
- a CDS encoding ATP-grasp domain-containing protein — encoded protein: MSRDQRKNVFIIGMDEANLRTLEAVPDADGLRLHPLLSVKELQEDATTVDELLTSARAVLDAHEGSIDAIVGYWDFPVSTLVPLLSKEYGTTSTSLESVVKCEHKYWSRLEQQKVIDEHPRFGIVDLESDDPRPPEGMSFPMWLKPALAYSSELAFGVSDMDEFRTAVAEIRGGIARVGKPFEAILDRLELPPEMAGVGGQVCLAEETMTGIQVAVEGYAHKGEVTVYGVLDSINYPDSSSFLRHQYPSTLPAPVIQQLHEVSERTMRQIGMDNATFSIEYFYDPKTGDISLLEINPRHSQSHAEMFHFVDGVPNHHRMFRLALGGDPALPAGGGRYKVAAKWYYRWFGEGRVHQVPTAEEIAAIERDIPGVYIDMVPDEGQKLSTVRGQDSYSYELAHIFTGGDDEDDLRRKFDACVAALGLSFDETEPGGRGRNSS
- a CDS encoding NAD(P)H-dependent oxidoreductase; protein product: MRALALVCTLNASPARSSSQHLAEQVMAEFEGHGVRGEIVRVADHDVRPGIGVDLGDGDAWPAIREKVLAADILLIATPIWLGHPSSVCQRVLERLNAESSETDDEGRPLVYGKVGAVAVVGNEDGAHKVSADVFQGLNDVGFSLAGQAVTYWVGEAMQGTDYQDLDGTPDAVASTTKALAANAVHLARLLADAPYPAS
- a CDS encoding PadR family transcriptional regulator; its protein translation is MALEHAILVSLLEKPGSGYELARRFERSIGYFWTASHQQIYRVLARMEADGRLTVHEVEQQGRPDRKDYSVAAPGRAALAEWLHKPIEPESLRHDLAVKIRGAAFDDPAALIREVERHRQVHRDRLAHYLAGEVRDFTGPEAPAPPDAGQELQHVVLRGGIAYERMTVAWLDDVLDTLHRLAGRTPGPGA